In one Macaca fascicularis isolate 582-1 chromosome 6, T2T-MFA8v1.1 genomic region, the following are encoded:
- the SLC25A2 gene encoding mitochondrial ornithine transporter 2, protein MKSSPGIQAAIDLTAGAAGGTACVLTGQPFDTIKVKMQTFPDLYKGLTDCFLKTYTQVGLRGFYKGTGPALMAYVAENSVLFMCYGFCQQFVRKVAGMDKQAKLSDLQTATAGSFASAFAALALCPTELVKCRLQTMYEMEMSGKIAKSHNTIWSVVKGILKKDGPLGFYHGLSSTLLQEVPGYFFYFGGYELSRSFFASGRSKDELGPVHLMLSGGVAGICLWLVVFPVDCIKSRIQVLSMYGKQAGFIGTLLSVVRNEGIVALYSGLKATMIRAIPANGALFVAYEYSRKMMMSQLEAY, encoded by the coding sequence ATGAAGTCCAGTCCTGGCATCCAAGCCGCCATCGACCTCACAGCGGGGGCCGCAGGGGGGACAGCGTGTGTACTGACCGGGCAGCCCTTCGACACAATAAAAGTGAAGATGCAGACGTTCCCCGACCTGTACAAGGGCCTCACCGACTGCTTCCTGAAGACGTACACCCAAGTGGGTCTCAGGGGCTTCTACAAGGGCACTGGCCCGGCACTTATGGCCTACGTTGCTGAAAACTCGGTCCTCTTCATGTGCTACGGGTTCTGCCAGCAGTTTGTCAGGAAAGTGGCTGGAATGGACAAGCAGGCAAAGCTGAGTGATCTCCAGACTGCAACCGCGGGGTCCTTCGCCTCTGCATTTGCTGCGCTGGCTCTCTGCCCCACTGAGCTTGTGAAGTGCCGGCTACAGACCATGTATGAAATGGAGATGTCAGGGAAGATAGCAAAAAGCCATAATACAATTTGGTCTGTCGTGAAGGGTATCCTTAAAAAGGATGGCCCCTTGGGCTTCTACCATGGACTCTCGAGTACTCTACTTCAAGAAGTACCGggttatttcttttactttggtGGCTATGAACTGAGCCGATCGTTTTTCGCATCAGGGAGATCAAAAGATGAACTAGGCCCTGTCCATTTGATGTTAAGTGGTGGAGTTGCTGGAATTTGCCTCTGGCTTGTCGTGTTCCCAGTGGATTGTATTAAATCCAGAATTCAAGTTCTTTCCATGTATGGAAAACAGGCAGGATTTATTGGTACTCTCTTAAGTGTTGTGAGAAATGAAGGAATAGTAGCCTTATATTCTGGACTGAAAGCTACTATGATTCGAGCAATCCCTGCCAATGGGGCACTGTTTGTGGCCTATGAATACAGCAGGAAGATGATGATGAGCCAGTTGGAAGCATACTGA